From the genome of Triticum aestivum cultivar Chinese Spring chromosome 3B, IWGSC CS RefSeq v2.1, whole genome shotgun sequence, one region includes:
- the LOC123069901 gene encoding DEAD-box ATP-dependent RNA helicase 40 isoform X1, with product MSGTAAPRYAPDDPTVPKPWRGLVDGTTGYLYYWNPDTNVTQYEKPVPPEAQLPPPPPLPPPPPRARGRDRRDRSRSRSRSRSRTPPRREHRDRDRDRDRRRHDEHDSFKPSSSHHHLPPAATIIPTAAADDPSAEAYRRRHEITVIGDNVPAPITEFDSGVIPLDILKEIQRAGFPSPTPIQAQSWPIALLNQDVVAIAKTGSGKTLGYLLPGFMHIKRMQNSTRSGPTVLVLAPTRELATQILEEAVKFGRSSRISSTCLYGGAPKGPQLRDLERGVDVVVATPGRLNDILEMRKISLKQVSYLVLDEADRMLDMGFEPQIRKIVRDIPSGRQTLMYTATWPKEVRRIADELLVHPVQVTIGSVDELVANKAITQHVEVVTPSEKLWRLEQILRSHDSGSKILIFCTTKRMCDQLSRTLNRQFGAAAIHGDKSQNEREKVLSQFRSGRSPILVATDVAARGLDIKDIRVVINYDFPTGVEDYVHRIGRTGRAGATGLAYTFLCDQDSKYAADLIKILEGADQDVPPELLDMVSRGGRGRKRNKWATRSERGGGSRPELDSRYGGRLEGSRGGRGKDDYGGRSRNDHGGSRRSARGRSRSLSRSDSDRRSPSPKRRRHDVQSSRSRTRSRSRSRSRSRSRSRNKSRNRSRSRSYTRNRRASRSRSRSPGARRRPERRAGSGSTRPDSAHPVEKKSSPNAHPSNDHRSRSVDPSNDYQAEDGKMGKVDLDRSPSPQEQDDKSAPYSSVYNGEGGRGSMSPNGEPVVDAKPVEVSVSSKKREDEEEGMIDEEGEEGMIADDDPRASAAVQNGGDK from the exons ATGTCGGGAACCGCGGCCCCACGGTACGCGCCGGACGAccctacggtgccgaagccgtggCGCGGGCTGGTGGACGGCACCACCGGCTACCTCTACTACTGGAATCCGGATACCAACGTCACCCAGTACGAGAAGCCCGTGCCGCCGGAAGCTCAGCTCCCGCCGCCCCCGCCtctcccgcctcctcctccgcgcgccCGCGGCCGGGACCGTCGAGACCGTTCCCGTTCTCGCTCCCGCTCCCGTTCTCGCACACCGCCTCGGCGTGAACACCGGGACCGCGACCGCGACCGCGACAGGCGccgtcacgacgagcacgactcgtTCAAGCCGTCGTCGTCCCATCACCATCTTCCTCCGGCTGCCACCATCATCCCTACCGCCGCAGCTGATGATCCATCAGCCGAAGCATACCGCCGTCGCCATGAGATCACAGTCATC GGGGATAACGTGCCGGCTCCCATAACTGAGTTTGACTCTGGTGTCATCCCGCTTGATATACTCAAGGAG ATACAACGCGCCGGATTCCCAAGTCCAACGCCTATCCAAGCCCAGTCCTGGCCAATTGCCTTGCTCAATCAAGATGTTGTAGCTATTGCCAAGACAGGATCTGGAAAAACTCTCGGGTATTTGCTTCCTGGCTTTATGCATATAAAGCGTATGCAGAACAGCACAAGGTCTGGCCCAACAGTGTTAGTTTTGGCACCTACCAGAGAGCTCGCAACACAGATTTTGGAAGAAGCTGTGAAATTTGGCAGATCATCAAGAATTTCTTCTACG TGCCTTTATGGCGGTGCTCCTAAAGGGCCCCAGTTAAGAGATTTAGAAAGAGGGGTTGATGTTGTTGTTGCAACACCTGGAAGGTTGAATGACATTCTAGAAATGCGGAAAATAAGCCTAAAGCAGGTCTCGTACCTTGTTCTAGACGAGGCTGACCGCATGCTAGATATGGGGTTTGAACCACAAATACGAAAAATAGTAAGAGACATACCTTCTGGTCGGCAAACTCTTATGTACACTGCTACTTGGCCCAAGGAAGTCCGAAGAATTGCAGatgagcttcttgttcaccctgTTCAGGTGACCATTGGAAGTGTGGATGAGCTTGTTGCTAATAAAGCTATTACTCAG CATGTGGAGGTGGTCACTCCCTCAGAAAAGCTTTGGCGTCTGGAGCAAATATTGCGATCCCATGATTCAGGTTCCAAGATACTAATATTCTGTACCACCAAGAGAATGTGCGACCAACTATCAAGGACACTCAATAGGCAATTTGGAGCGGCTGCCATTCATGGTGACAAGTCTCAAAATGAAAGAGAGAAGGTCCTGAGTCAATTTAGATCTGGACGATCTCCTATTTTGGTGGCTACAGATGTTGCGGCACGAGGTTTAGACATCAAAGATATCAG ggttgTGATCAACTATGACTTCCCCACTGGTGTTGAGGACTATGTTCACAGGATTGGCAGGACAGGAAGGGCTGGTGCCACTGGTTTGGCCTATACGTTTTTGTGTGATCAGGATTCAAAATATGCCGCCGACCTAATTAAAATCCTGGAAGGGGCAGACCAAGATGTTCCTCCTGAACTGTTAGACATGGTCTCTCGGGGTGGGCGTGGTAGGAAACGTAACAAATGGGCAACCCGCTCTGAGAGGGGTGGTGGTTCACGCCCTGAACTGGATTCAAGGTATGGTGGCAGGTTAGAGGGTAGTCGCGGTGGACGTGGAAAGGATGATTATGGTGGCCGTAGCAG GAATGATCACGGCGGGTCTCGCAGGTCTGCTAGAGGTCGCAGCAGAAGCCTTAGCAGGAGTGACAGTGATAGGCGCAGCCCAAGCCCCAAGAGACGGCGCCATGATGTGCAGTCTAGCCGTAGCAGGACTAGAAGTCGGAGtcggagcaggagcaggagcaggagcaggagcagaaACAAGAGCAGGAATAGGAGCCGGAGCAGGAGTTACACTAGGAATCGTCGTGCTAGCCGCAGCAGGAGTCGTAGCCCTGGCGCTAGACGCAGGCCTGAAAGAAGAGCTGGCTCTGGGTCTACACGTCCTGACTCTGCCCACCCAGTGGAGAAGAAAAGCTCACCCAATGCTCACCCTTCAAATGACCACAGGAGCCGCAGTGTCGACCCTTCAAATGACTATCAGGCGGAGGATGGGAAGATGGGAAAGGTTGATCTGGATCGGTCGCCCAGTCCGCAGGAGCAGGATGACAAGTCTGCTCCATATAGTTCTGTGTATAATGGCGAAGGAGGCAGGGGGTCAATGAGCCCTAATGGCGAGCCAGTGGTGGATGCTAAACCTGTGGAAGTCTCTGTGAGCAGCAAGAAGAGGGAGGATGAAGAGGAAGGTATGATTGATGAAGAGGGAGAGGAGGGTATGATAGCCGATGATGACCCTCGCGCAAGTGCAGCTGTGCAAAACGGTGGTGATAAGTGA
- the LOC123069901 gene encoding DEAD-box ATP-dependent RNA helicase 40 isoform X2: protein MDGRPLLGAMEISPRLKASKCLTNGRGLWMNDPWLSEPVSRDSVRAFLLRPVSTLCGSVLFRSGKTLGYLLPGFMHIKRMQNSTRSGPTVLVLAPTRELATQILEEAVKFGRSSRISSTCLYGGAPKGPQLRDLERGVDVVVATPGRLNDILEMRKISLKQVSYLVLDEADRMLDMGFEPQIRKIVRDIPSGRQTLMYTATWPKEVRRIADELLVHPVQVTIGSVDELVANKAITQHVEVVTPSEKLWRLEQILRSHDSGSKILIFCTTKRMCDQLSRTLNRQFGAAAIHGDKSQNEREKVLSQFRSGRSPILVATDVAARGLDIKDIRVVINYDFPTGVEDYVHRIGRTGRAGATGLAYTFLCDQDSKYAADLIKILEGADQDVPPELLDMVSRGGRGRKRNKWATRSERGGGSRPELDSRYGGRLEGSRGGRGKDDYGGRSRNDHGGSRRSARGRSRSLSRSDSDRRSPSPKRRRHDVQSSRSRTRSRSRSRSRSRSRSRNKSRNRSRSRSYTRNRRASRSRSRSPGARRRPERRAGSGSTRPDSAHPVEKKSSPNAHPSNDHRSRSVDPSNDYQAEDGKMGKVDLDRSPSPQEQDDKSAPYSSVYNGEGGRGSMSPNGEPVVDAKPVEVSVSSKKREDEEEGMIDEEGEEGMIADDDPRASAAVQNGGDK from the exons ATGGATGGCAGGCCTCTTCTGGGGGCTATGGAGATCTCACCCAGGCTGAAGGCCTCCAAATGCCTGACCAATGGAAGGGGCCTGTGGATGAACGATCCATGGCTGAGCGAGCCTGTCTCCAGGGATTCTGTTAGAGCTTTTCTACTTCGCCCTGTTTCCACACTTTGTGGATCTGTTCTCTTCC GATCTGGAAAAACTCTCGGGTATTTGCTTCCTGGCTTTATGCATATAAAGCGTATGCAGAACAGCACAAGGTCTGGCCCAACAGTGTTAGTTTTGGCACCTACCAGAGAGCTCGCAACACAGATTTTGGAAGAAGCTGTGAAATTTGGCAGATCATCAAGAATTTCTTCTACG TGCCTTTATGGCGGTGCTCCTAAAGGGCCCCAGTTAAGAGATTTAGAAAGAGGGGTTGATGTTGTTGTTGCAACACCTGGAAGGTTGAATGACATTCTAGAAATGCGGAAAATAAGCCTAAAGCAGGTCTCGTACCTTGTTCTAGACGAGGCTGACCGCATGCTAGATATGGGGTTTGAACCACAAATACGAAAAATAGTAAGAGACATACCTTCTGGTCGGCAAACTCTTATGTACACTGCTACTTGGCCCAAGGAAGTCCGAAGAATTGCAGatgagcttcttgttcaccctgTTCAGGTGACCATTGGAAGTGTGGATGAGCTTGTTGCTAATAAAGCTATTACTCAG CATGTGGAGGTGGTCACTCCCTCAGAAAAGCTTTGGCGTCTGGAGCAAATATTGCGATCCCATGATTCAGGTTCCAAGATACTAATATTCTGTACCACCAAGAGAATGTGCGACCAACTATCAAGGACACTCAATAGGCAATTTGGAGCGGCTGCCATTCATGGTGACAAGTCTCAAAATGAAAGAGAGAAGGTCCTGAGTCAATTTAGATCTGGACGATCTCCTATTTTGGTGGCTACAGATGTTGCGGCACGAGGTTTAGACATCAAAGATATCAG ggttgTGATCAACTATGACTTCCCCACTGGTGTTGAGGACTATGTTCACAGGATTGGCAGGACAGGAAGGGCTGGTGCCACTGGTTTGGCCTATACGTTTTTGTGTGATCAGGATTCAAAATATGCCGCCGACCTAATTAAAATCCTGGAAGGGGCAGACCAAGATGTTCCTCCTGAACTGTTAGACATGGTCTCTCGGGGTGGGCGTGGTAGGAAACGTAACAAATGGGCAACCCGCTCTGAGAGGGGTGGTGGTTCACGCCCTGAACTGGATTCAAGGTATGGTGGCAGGTTAGAGGGTAGTCGCGGTGGACGTGGAAAGGATGATTATGGTGGCCGTAGCAG GAATGATCACGGCGGGTCTCGCAGGTCTGCTAGAGGTCGCAGCAGAAGCCTTAGCAGGAGTGACAGTGATAGGCGCAGCCCAAGCCCCAAGAGACGGCGCCATGATGTGCAGTCTAGCCGTAGCAGGACTAGAAGTCGGAGtcggagcaggagcaggagcaggagcaggagcagaaACAAGAGCAGGAATAGGAGCCGGAGCAGGAGTTACACTAGGAATCGTCGTGCTAGCCGCAGCAGGAGTCGTAGCCCTGGCGCTAGACGCAGGCCTGAAAGAAGAGCTGGCTCTGGGTCTACACGTCCTGACTCTGCCCACCCAGTGGAGAAGAAAAGCTCACCCAATGCTCACCCTTCAAATGACCACAGGAGCCGCAGTGTCGACCCTTCAAATGACTATCAGGCGGAGGATGGGAAGATGGGAAAGGTTGATCTGGATCGGTCGCCCAGTCCGCAGGAGCAGGATGACAAGTCTGCTCCATATAGTTCTGTGTATAATGGCGAAGGAGGCAGGGGGTCAATGAGCCCTAATGGCGAGCCAGTGGTGGATGCTAAACCTGTGGAAGTCTCTGTGAGCAGCAAGAAGAGGGAGGATGAAGAGGAAGGTATGATTGATGAAGAGGGAGAGGAGGGTATGATAGCCGATGATGACCCTCGCGCAAGTGCAGCTGTGCAAAACGGTGGTGATAAGTGA